A window from Gemmatimonadaceae bacterium encodes these proteins:
- the queD gene encoding 6-carboxytetrahydropterin synthase QueD has product MRLFKDFTFEAAHRLPNVPADHKCARLHGHSFHVRVTVEGDVGDASGWVMDFADLKAVCAPVIDALDHRYLNDIPGLRNPTSEVISLWIWERLAGALPALAEVEVRETCTTGCAYRGPETLRDPT; this is encoded by the coding sequence GTGCGACTGTTCAAGGACTTCACCTTCGAAGCCGCCCACCGGCTCCCCAACGTCCCGGCTGACCATAAGTGTGCCAGGCTGCACGGCCACTCCTTCCACGTGCGCGTGACGGTCGAGGGCGACGTTGGCGACGCCTCGGGCTGGGTAATGGACTTCGCTGACCTCAAGGCCGTCTGCGCACCAGTGATCGATGCGCTCGACCATCGCTACCTGAACGATATCCCCGGACTCAGGAATCCAACGAGCGAGGTCATCTCCCTCTGGATCTGGGAGCGCCTCGCCGGTGCGCTACCGGCGCTTGCCGAGGTGGAGGTGCGCGAAACCTGCACCACGGGATGCGCCTATCGTGGTCCAGAGACCCTCAGAGATCCCACCTGA
- a CDS encoding C40 family peptidase, which yields MTASFARRTTTLILLACAIATPAEAQRTRRATHKKPFEALSESAQRLKDSLSLRLVAGAVPRYDSVTAQGAFAAVPTRTASQQHEALISMARSQIGTRYILGAEKPGQAFDCSGLVRFVMSVLRIDLPRTANEQATQGIMVERDPAVLKPGDLLTFGRGSRVSHIGVYVGGGRFVHASTSRRKVVEASIDQPNTWFRRNWVGVRRLIAAVEPPVDTATLR from the coding sequence ATGACCGCCTCGTTCGCCCGACGTACCACCACGTTGATCCTCCTCGCCTGCGCCATTGCGACGCCGGCCGAGGCTCAACGCACGCGCCGGGCGACCCACAAGAAGCCGTTCGAGGCCCTCTCCGAGTCCGCCCAGCGCCTCAAGGACTCGCTGTCGCTCCGGCTCGTTGCCGGGGCCGTCCCCCGGTACGACTCGGTCACCGCGCAGGGGGCCTTTGCGGCGGTGCCGACGAGGACCGCCTCCCAGCAGCACGAGGCGCTGATCTCCATGGCCCGATCGCAGATCGGGACGCGCTACATCCTCGGCGCCGAAAAACCCGGCCAGGCGTTCGACTGCAGCGGCCTGGTGCGCTTCGTGATGTCGGTGCTCCGGATCGACCTGCCGCGCACAGCGAACGAACAGGCCACGCAGGGGATCATGGTCGAGCGGGATCCCGCAGTGCTCAAGCCCGGCGACTTGCTGACCTTCGGTCGGGGGAGCCGCGTCTCGCACATCGGGGTGTACGTCGGTGGCGGCCGATTCGTCCACGCCAGTACGTCCAGAAGAAAGGTCGTCGAGGCCTCGATCGACCAGCCGAACACCTGGTTCCGGCGGAACTGGGTCGGCGTGCGCCGGTTGATCGCGGCGGTCGAGCCTCCGGTTGACACCGCGACGCTTCGCTGA